The Pseudomonas sp. MPC6 nucleotide sequence TCGGCGATGACCTGTGGATATCTTTCAGCGGCGCCGAAGACGTGGTGCTGGTGGACATGGCCTGGAAGCTGAACAAAAACGTCAAGGTATTCAGCCTCGACACCGGCCGCCTGCACCCCGAGACCTACCGTTTCATCGATCAGGTGCGCGAGCACTACCAGATCGAGATCGAGCTGGTGTCACCGGACTACACGAAACTTGAACCCTTCGTGAAGGAAAAAGGCCTGTTCAGTTTCTATAAGGACGGCCATGGCGAATGCTGCGGCATCCGCAAGATCGAGCCGCTGCGTCGCAAGTTGTCCGGCGTGACGGCCTGGGCCACCGGCCAGCGTCGAGACCAGAGCCCGGGTACCCGCAGCGCCGTCGCGGTGATGGAAATCGACACCGCGTTTTCGACGCCGGAACGCACCCTGTACAAATTCAACCCGCTGGCACAGATGACCAGTGAAGAGATCTGGGGTTACATCCGCATGCTCGAGCTGCCGTACAACAGCCTGCACGAACGCGGCTTCATCAGCATTGGCTGCGAACCTTGCACCCGTCCGGTGCTTCCGAACCAGCACGAGCGTGAAGGTCGCTGGTGGTGGGAAGAAGCGACGCAGAAAGAATGCGGGTTGCATGCGGGGAATATCATCAGCAAGTCCAAGGCGTAATTCCTCGGCCTGATGCAATCCCCTGCAGGAGCGAGCTTGCTCCGGGCGGCGTTCCGCCGATGAACCTGAGGAAGCAGCGGGGGTGTCAGGCTTGCCGCGTTATCGTTGACGACCATCGCGGGCAAGCCCGCTCCTACAGGTTCTGTGATGAGCCTGAAAAATGTGTACACACGAATGTCACCATAGGTGCCATTTGTGTGTGCACTTTTAGTTTCAACGCCCCAAAAAGTTACACCCTCCTTGCCTGACTTTCCCAGCGACCTTTCTCCCCAAACCCCGCCAATAAATAAATACCTGTTCGATCGGTCAATTTATATTTATTTATTTTCAGTTACTTAGCCAAACCAGATAACAAAACGGAATTAGCGCCCCAGTTGTTAGCTCGGTAACTGGCATAGATCTGGCTTTAGTGCATACATGTTTTGTATACAATCACAGCAAAACATAAACACACTTTAGATCCGCAAGCCTGAAGCGCCCTATCCCGTACAGGCTGCAGATGCCCCGTAATCAATGATGCTTACTGCCCCGCGACGAAGATTTGTCGAGCCTTCGCTCATGCACAGTCATCGCGGCGCCAAGCTTCAGGAGCCTGCCGGAATGCGTACTAGCCTCTCCAATAACAACATCGCGCTGGATCTGCCCTCCTCTTACCCCGAACCCGCCACCCTCGATCAACGGTTTCAAGCACCTGTAGTACTCAGCCCACGCCTGCACAACAAAGACCTCGCACCGACCAAGGCCGAAGGTCGGCGCTGGGGCCGCTACAGCATCTTTGCCCTGTGGACCAACGACGTTCACAACATCGCCAACTACTCCTTCGCCATCGGCCTGTATGCCTTGGGCCTGGGTGGCTGGCAGATTCTGCTGTCCCTGGGTATCGGTGCGGCACTGGTGTACGGCTTCATGAACCTGTCCGGTTACATGGGCCAGAAAACCGGCGTGCCGTTCCCGGTCATCAGCCGGATCAGTTTCGGTATTCACGGGGCGCAGATTCCTGCATTGATCCGCGCCATCATCGCCATCGCCTGGTTCGGGATTCAGACGTACCTGGCGTCCGTGGTCCTGCGCGTGCTGCTGACGGCGGTGCATCCCGGGTTTGCCGACTACGACCACGATTCGATCCTTGGCTTGTCGAGCCTGGGCTGGATATGTTTCGTGGCGATCTGGCTAGTGCAACTGGCGATCCTCGCCTATGGCATGGAAATGGTGCGGCGCTACGAGGCATTTGCCGGACCGGTGATTTTGCTGACCGTCGCCTCCCTCGCCGGGTGGATGTACTTCCAGGCCGACGCAACCATCGCCTGGTCGATCCGCGAACAGCTGACCGGCGGCGAGATGTGGCGCAACATCTTTGCCGGCGGTGCACTGTGGCTGTCGATCTACGGCACGCTGATTCTGAATTTCTGTGACTTCGCCCGCTCTTCGCCGTGCCGCAAGACAATCAAGGTCGGCAATTTCTGGGGCTTGCCGGTGAATATCCTGGTGTTTGCCAGCATCACCGTCCTGCTCTGCGGTGCGCAATTCCAGATCAATGGCCGGATCATCGAAAGCCCGACCGAAATCATCGCCTCGATTCCCAACACTTTCTTCCTGGTGCTCGGCTGCCTGGCCTTCCTGATCGTGACCGTAGCGGTGAACATCATGGCCAACTTTGTCGCCCCGGCGTTCGTGCTCAGCAACCTGGCGCCCAAATACCTGACGTTCCGTCGCGCCGGGCTGATCAGTGCGACCATTGCCGTGCTGATCCTGCCCTGGAACCTCTACAACAGTCCGCTGGTGATCGTGTATTTCCTGTCCGGCCTCGGCGCCTTGCTCGGCCCGTTGTACGGAGTGATCATGGTCGACTACTGGCTTGTACGAAAAGCACAGGTCAATGTGCCGCAGCTGTACAGTGAAGATCCCAACGGCGCCTATTACTACAGCCGCGGGGTCAATCTGCGCGCCGTGGCGGCGTTCATTCCTGCAGCGCTGATCGCCATCGTCCTCGCGCTGGTGCCGGGTTTCCACAGCGTATCGCCCTTCTCCTGGCTGATTGGCGCGGGTATCGCCGCCATGCTCTACCTGATCATCACCAAACGGCAGCCGCACTACGCCGACGTCAGCGGCGAATCCATCGCGGTCGACAACGCCAGTCATTAATCCCGTGACGGCCCGGCACTGCCGGGCCGCAGAACCATCCGTCATAAGGACTTTCCATGCGCATTCTCGTGGTCAACGTCAACACCACCGAATCCATCACCCAAGCGATCGCCCGCTCGGCGCAGTCCGTGGCCGCGCCCGGCACCGAAATCATCGGCCTGACGCCCTACTTCGGCGCCGAGTCCATCGAAGGCAACTTTGAAAGCTACCTGGCCGCCATCGCTGTGATGGATCGGGTACTGGCCTACGACCAGCCTTTCGACGCAGTGATCCAGGCTGGTTACGGCGAGCACGGTCGCGAAGGGTTACAGGAGTTGCTCAACGTGCCGGTGGTGGATATCACCGATGCGGCCGCCAGCACCGCGATGTTCCTGGGCCATGCCTATTCGGTGGTCACGACGCTGGACCGCACCGTGCCGCTGATCGAGGATCGTCTCAAGCTGTCGGGGCTCTGGGACCGCTGTGCGTCAGTGCGCGCCAGTGGCTTGGCCGTGCTGGAGCTGGAGTCCGATCCAGAGCGCGCACTGGAGGCCATTGTCCGTCAGGCGGAACTGGCGGTGCTTGAGGACAAGGCCGAGGTGATTTGCCTGGGATGCGGCGGCATGGCCGGGCTGGACGAGCAGATTCGTCAGCGTACGGGGGTGCCGGTGGTGGATGGTGTGACGGCGGCGGTGACGATTGCCGAATCGTTGGTGCGGCTGGGGCTGTCGACGTCGAAGGTGCGGACTTATGCGACACCGCGGCCGAAGAAAATTGTCGGTTGGCCGGGGCGGTTTGGCCGATAAACCGCGTTATCGTTCTTCGCGGGCAAGCCACGCTCCCACAGGGTTTTGTGTCGTTTACATGACCGTGGCAAGACACAAACCCTGTGGGAGCGGGCTTGCTCGCGATGGCCACACCTCGGTTCAGAGTCAGGCTCAAACCGCACTGAACCGCTGCCCCAACCCCCGCTCCGCAAACTGCTCGATAATGAAATCGACAAACGCCCGGGTCTTGCCCGGCAGCAGTTTGTGCTCAGCGTAATAGATAGAAATGTTGCCATCGTCGACATACCACTGCGGCAACACCCGCTGCAGAGTCCCGGCCTCCAGATAACTCAAAGCGAACGGCATGCTCACCAGCGCGATGCCCAGGCCCTGGGCTGCAGTGGCGCAGGCAGCCTCGGAATCACTCATGGTCATCCGCGCCTTGAGCGTCAACGGACTGTGTTGTTGGGTGCGACTGGTCAACTGCCAGGAGCGCACGCGACCGGTTTGCGGCGATCGAATCAGGATCCCGTCATGATGCTGGAGATCATCGGGCTCGACGATAGCTCCACGCTGCGCCAGGTAGTCGCCTGACGCCACCAGCACCCGATGCGCCGGCGTCAGCTTGCGCGCCACCACGCCCTGAGGCAGTTCGAATCCCCCGCCAATGGCCGCGTCGAAGCCCTGGGCGATCAGGTCGACTTGCCGGTTATCGAAATGCCAGTCCGGGTTGATGGCCGGAAACCGTCGCAGAAACTCTCCGAGCAACGGCACGATGTACAAGCGTCCGAACACGGTGCCCATGCTGACTTTTAATGTGCCCGCCGGTCGACCTTCGGCGCTGGCCAGGTTGGCCACGGCATTCTGGATCGTCAGCAGGCTGGCGCTGACCTCGCCGAGAAACAGATGACCGGCTTCGGTCAATGTCAGGCTGCGGGTGCTGCGCTGGAACAGCCGCACCCCCAATCGAGCCTCGAGCTTGGCCACGCTCTTGCCCACCGCCGCCGGGGTCAGGCTCAAGCGCCGCGCGGCCTCGGCAAAGCTGCCGACCTCGGCACTGCGCACGAAGCATTCGATACTGCTGAAGGTTTCCATATCAACCACTATAAACTTCTGGTTTACACCGACTATCGCAATTACCGTCTACACAGCCGGTAATCCTGAATCGATACTAGGCTCCATCAACCGAGACACCTCGCCTCGGGACTTGGAGATCGATATGACTACTCACAACCTCAGCGGCAAAGTGGCGTTGATTCAAGGCGGTTCCCGCGGTATCGGCGCAGCCATCGTCAAACGCCTGGCCGCTGAAGGCGCGACGGTCGCCTTCACCTACGTCAGCTCGACGGCCAAGGCCGAAGAATTGCAGGACAGCATCACCGCCAAGGGCGGCAAGGCCTTGGCCATCAAGGCTGACAGTGCCGACGCCGAAGCCATTCGCAGCGCCGTCACTGCCACAGTCGAAGCCTTCGGTCGCCTGGATATCCTGGTCAATAACGCGGGTGTATTGGCGGTCGCACCGCTGGAAGACTTCACCCTCGAAGACTTCGACCAGACCCTGGCGATCAACGTGCGCAGCGTATTCATCGCCACCCAGGCCGCCGCCCGACATATGACCGAAGGCGGTCGTATCATCAACATCGGCAGCACCAACGCCGAGCGCATGCCCTTCGCCGGCGGTGGGCCCTACGCCATGAGCAAATCGGCGCTGGTCGGCCTGACCAAAGGCCTGTCTCGCGATCTTGGCCCACGGGGCATCACCATCAACAACGTGCAACCCGGTCCCGTCGACACCGACATGAACCCGGCCAGCGGCGACTTCGCCGAGAGCCTGATACCGTTGATGGCGGTAGGCCGTTATGGCCAAGTGGAAGAAATCGCCAGTTTTGTCGCCTACCTGGTGGGCCCCGAAGCCGGCTACATCACCGGGGCCAGCCTGACCATCGACGGTGGTTTCGGCGCCTGACACCGCTCAGTCAACCGCAGCCCTCTGTAGGAGACCGGCTTGCCGGCGAAGGCAATCTGTCAGTCGACATCAATGTTGACTAACACTCCGTCTTCGCCAGCAAGCCGGTCTCGCTCCTACATTTCCCCCATCAAGCCCAGTCGAGATGCGGCAAACCACAGGCACTCGGATTGAACGCCTTCAGCGTACGAAGAATGCCATCGGCGTGTGCGTACTTTTCGTCGGCCATCGCCGCATCCGGAATCGCAATCGCCGTCATCCCCGCCGCTTTCGCCGCCGTGACACCGAACGGCGAATCTTCGAACACCAGGCAGTCCCCGGGCAATACACCCAGGCGGCGCGCAGCGGTGAGGAAAATATCCGGCGCGGGTTTGGCCGCGCCGACTTCCGGATCGTCAGCGGTGACGATGAAGTCGAACAATGCAAACCAGTCTTGGTGCAAGGTGGTTTTCTGGCCAAACGACTGACGCGAAGAACTGGTGCCCACCGCGATCGGAATGTTGTTGGCCTTCAGATGCCGAACCAGTTCCTGGGCGCCCGGCATCGCCAGCGCCGCTGGAAAACGCTCGCGCATCAGCGGTTCACGGATCTGCAGAAACTCTTCGGCCGTAATCGGCAGGTCCAGCGCCTCGACCACATACCGCGCCAGATCACCCGCGCCACGGCCGATGATGTTCTGTTTGACGCTCCAGTCGAAGGTCCGCCCGTAACGCCCGGCAATGATGGAGGTGACTTCGGTGTAGATGCCCTCGGTGTCCAGCAGCAAGCCGTCCATATCGAAAATCACGGCCTTTATCGGGCCGAATTCATTCAGCGCAGCATTCATCGCATCTGATCCGTTTTCAATGACATCCCGGAGAATCAGGCAACGCCCGGTCCGTGATTGATTAAAGGGTTCAGCAGCATAACGAGCGCGGCCGTCATAGAGCAACGGCAACACGCCCGACGAATGCAAAAACCTGTGCTGGAGGATGACCGCGATTCAGCGATCACTCCCCCGACAACACGCCGGCCACCGCCAAGGCTGTCAATTTTGACCTGATCATGGTGCGACTCCTTTAAAATTTGCTCACCTGATTTCTGGCAGCCTGCGCGTTTTAAAGGTGCCGCTTGATCGACCGGCGGCGAGGACGTGCGTCAACTCGGCTCGTTGGAGCCGTCGTTACCGGCAATGTCCGGATCATCAGGTGCAGCTTCGACATCAGTGTCAGTGCGCCGCACATCATCGTTGGGCACTTGTTCCACTCCCGCGTCGTCATCCGGCGGGCGCTGGTCGCGGGGAAGCGGGTCGGTTGGAGAAGGCAGCGGGTATTCAGGCGTGTCGTCGATATCGGAATCTTTGGGGTCAGCGTTCATGAAACACCTCTCAGGGGGCCTGAAACCAGGTCCTGAACTTTCGATGACAGCACATCGGCCACGGTTCGATCAGGCGGACGATCGGTCAGCCTGATCCCGGGGGCTGATCATTGTTCGTCTTCGTCTTCATCCTCTTCTTCATATTCAGTATTGCCCACGTCGCCGGCGTCATCGGAATCGTTGAGCGGCACCGTCGCGTCATCCATCAGGGAGCCAGGGTCTTCATTGCCGGGATCGTTGATGAACGGGAGCCCGCTTGGGCCTTTTTCTTCCTTGCCTTCGGTTTCAGGCGTCATGGCAGTCCTCGCAACAATCAGGGAGTGTATGAAGTTCGAGGCGGCCGCCAGACAATCGTTCCGCTACAGGGCCACAGATACGACAAACCCGGCACCAGGCCGGGTTTGCGCGTTGATTGCGGGTCGAATCAGTGATTTTTGTTCTTGTTCCTGTGCTTATTCTTGTGCTTGTGCTTATGGCCGTTGCCGGAATGGGAACTGCCGCTGTCGGTCCCCAGGTTATTACCCACCGCACCACCCGCCGCACCGCCCAGGCCTGCGCCGATGGTCGAGCCGGTCGAACCACCGAGACTGTTACCAATCACCGAGCCGCCAGCCGAGCCCAAACCGCCGCCAATGGCCGCTTCGGTCCGACTGCCTTTGGGGGCACCTACCGCACTGCCTGCCGCGCCGCCGACGCCGGCACCAATCGCCGCCCCCGTGCTGCCGCCCATTTGCTGGCCGACCACGTTACCCAGCGCACCGCCAATACCACCACCTACGGCAGCCGTGCCGTCACCGGCAGCCATTGCTCCTTGAGCGACTAAAAGTCCCAGAACGACTGTGGACAATGTCAAACGCATGATATGAACCTCTGATTCCGTATCGGGGGGGAAGAACGCACTACGGATGGGCGAGAGTCTAGCACCCGCGCCCGCTGAATCCGGTCAGCGATAAGTGTTGGACCGCTGGCGAATCGAAGAGTAAGGGCACAGAAACATCCAGATACTAAAAGCCCGGCATTCAAGCCGGGCTCAGAAGCGATCGCGCAGGATCAGTGACGCTTGTGACCCTTGGCCAGGTTGCTGCCCACGCCGCCGCCCAATGCACCGCCCAGGCCCGCGCCGATGGTCGAACCGGTCTTGCCGCCCAGGCTGTTGCCGATCACCGAACCGCCCGCCGCGCCGACACCGCCGCCAATGGCGGCCTTGGTCCGGCTGCCTTTGCGTGCGGCCACCGCACTGCCCGCTGCGCCGGCCACACCGGCACCAATCGCCGCGCCGGTGCTGCCGCCCATGTTCTGGCCGACCACATTACCCAGCGCACCACCCAGGCCGCCACCCAGCGCGGCAGTGCCATCGCCGGCCGCCATCGCACCTTGAGCAACCAAAAGTCCCAGAACCAGAGCAGGCAGAGTCAAACGCATAACGAGAACCTCAAAAAAGGGGGAACCGAAAGGTCGGTCATTGAATACTTTTGAGGAGGCAACGACCCGGATAAACGGTCACAACCTCACTATCAGCGACGGTTTGACAGCGTTTTCGTGAAAGGTTTTATGACAGGCAAAAAAAAGCCCGCTGGGGAAACGGGCTGGAGTATTGCTTTCTAACGGATGAGCTGAGACTACGTCGATGGGTGTGAAAAGTTTGTGAAAGATTTCGTGGAAAACACTTTCCGGCAATTATTTAACCGACGCCTGAAAAACCTCGCTCGATGACGGGGTTGGCGGGTGCGTTACTTCCTGGACAGTGCCGCTACCTTGGGTAAAAATTTCGCCTTCGGCCCAGGGCGCGCCATGGATTTCATCTTGTCGTTGCGGGTCTGGTCTTCGCCGAAGCCCGCGACATAATCGATCTGCCCACATCGCACGCAGTTGTTGATCGGAAACTCTGCGCCGTCGTCTTCGATATACGGATCAGCCATATCTTCGCCCCTCTCAAAAACGGGATCGACACCGGCAAGCCCTTTTGCCTGAATAATATCGATCGCCAAGGCGTTTCAGACTAGCCGGTCATTACTGGACTTGTAATTCAGATGACCCCGTCCCCGACGAATGGCCGGCGCGACTCACTTCAGCTTGAACGCCGTCCCGGTCACGAATACCACTACCATCGCGCCCTTCCCGGCCGGCATGCTGATCTCGTCATCCAGTCCCGCCACCGCATCCGCCTGCAGCGCCCGCGCGAAAAAAAGCCCAGCATTTGGCTGGGCTTGGAAATTCTCAACGTTAATCTTCAGGGGTGTTTTTCCGCTGAAGAACTCGCCCTTTTGATCGCTTCTGCCTTCTCAATAACATCCCGTTGAGAAGCAATGGCTTTG carries:
- a CDS encoding phosphoadenylyl-sulfate reductase produces the protein MSPSFDVVELATTYANKSAQDILKLAFAEFGDDLWISFSGAEDVVLVDMAWKLNKNVKVFSLDTGRLHPETYRFIDQVREHYQIEIELVSPDYTKLEPFVKEKGLFSFYKDGHGECCGIRKIEPLRRKLSGVTAWATGQRRDQSPGTRSAVAVMEIDTAFSTPERTLYKFNPLAQMTSEEIWGYIRMLELPYNSLHERGFISIGCEPCTRPVLPNQHEREGRWWWEEATQKECGLHAGNIISKSKA
- a CDS encoding NCS1 family nucleobase:cation symporter-1 is translated as MRTSLSNNNIALDLPSSYPEPATLDQRFQAPVVLSPRLHNKDLAPTKAEGRRWGRYSIFALWTNDVHNIANYSFAIGLYALGLGGWQILLSLGIGAALVYGFMNLSGYMGQKTGVPFPVISRISFGIHGAQIPALIRAIIAIAWFGIQTYLASVVLRVLLTAVHPGFADYDHDSILGLSSLGWICFVAIWLVQLAILAYGMEMVRRYEAFAGPVILLTVASLAGWMYFQADATIAWSIREQLTGGEMWRNIFAGGALWLSIYGTLILNFCDFARSSPCRKTIKVGNFWGLPVNILVFASITVLLCGAQFQINGRIIESPTEIIASIPNTFFLVLGCLAFLIVTVAVNIMANFVAPAFVLSNLAPKYLTFRRAGLISATIAVLILPWNLYNSPLVIVYFLSGLGALLGPLYGVIMVDYWLVRKAQVNVPQLYSEDPNGAYYYSRGVNLRAVAAFIPAALIAIVLALVPGFHSVSPFSWLIGAGIAAMLYLIITKRQPHYADVSGESIAVDNASH
- a CDS encoding aspartate/glutamate racemase family protein, producing the protein MRILVVNVNTTESITQAIARSAQSVAAPGTEIIGLTPYFGAESIEGNFESYLAAIAVMDRVLAYDQPFDAVIQAGYGEHGREGLQELLNVPVVDITDAAASTAMFLGHAYSVVTTLDRTVPLIEDRLKLSGLWDRCASVRASGLAVLELESDPERALEAIVRQAELAVLEDKAEVICLGCGGMAGLDEQIRQRTGVPVVDGVTAAVTIAESLVRLGLSTSKVRTYATPRPKKIVGWPGRFGR
- a CDS encoding LysR family transcriptional regulator; amino-acid sequence: METFSSIECFVRSAEVGSFAEAARRLSLTPAAVGKSVAKLEARLGVRLFQRSTRSLTLTEAGHLFLGEVSASLLTIQNAVANLASAEGRPAGTLKVSMGTVFGRLYIVPLLGEFLRRFPAINPDWHFDNRQVDLIAQGFDAAIGGGFELPQGVVARKLTPAHRVLVASGDYLAQRGAIVEPDDLQHHDGILIRSPQTGRVRSWQLTSRTQQHSPLTLKARMTMSDSEAACATAAQGLGIALVSMPFALSYLEAGTLQRVLPQWYVDDGNISIYYAEHKLLPGKTRAFVDFIIEQFAERGLGQRFSAV
- a CDS encoding 3-oxoacyl-ACP reductase family protein, whose translation is MTTHNLSGKVALIQGGSRGIGAAIVKRLAAEGATVAFTYVSSTAKAEELQDSITAKGGKALAIKADSADAEAIRSAVTATVEAFGRLDILVNNAGVLAVAPLEDFTLEDFDQTLAINVRSVFIATQAAARHMTEGGRIINIGSTNAERMPFAGGGPYAMSKSALVGLTKGLSRDLGPRGITINNVQPGPVDTDMNPASGDFAESLIPLMAVGRYGQVEEIASFVAYLVGPEAGYITGASLTIDGGFGA
- a CDS encoding HAD-IA family hydrolase, translated to MNAALNEFGPIKAVIFDMDGLLLDTEGIYTEVTSIIAGRYGRTFDWSVKQNIIGRGAGDLARYVVEALDLPITAEEFLQIREPLMRERFPAALAMPGAQELVRHLKANNIPIAVGTSSSRQSFGQKTTLHQDWFALFDFIVTADDPEVGAAKPAPDIFLTAARRLGVLPGDCLVFEDSPFGVTAAKAAGMTAIAIPDAAMADEKYAHADGILRTLKAFNPSACGLPHLDWA
- a CDS encoding glycine zipper domain-containing protein, whose amino-acid sequence is MRLTLSTVVLGLLVAQGAMAAGDGTAAVGGGIGGALGNVVGQQMGGSTGAAIGAGVGGAAGSAVGAPKGSRTEAAIGGGLGSAGGSVIGNSLGGSTGSTIGAGLGGAAGGAVGNNLGTDSGSSHSGNGHKHKHKNKHRNKNKNH
- a CDS encoding bacteriocin, which translates into the protein MRLTLPALVLGLLVAQGAMAAGDGTAALGGGLGGALGNVVGQNMGGSTGAAIGAGVAGAAGSAVAARKGSRTKAAIGGGVGAAGGSVIGNSLGGKTGSTIGAGLGGALGGGVGSNLAKGHKRH